Genomic segment of Streptococcus australis:
CATCTACTTGAGTGCAGGTGTATCAGCTAAACTCTTCCAAGAGACCCTTGTCTTTGCCCACGAATCAGGTGCAAACTTCAACGGTGTTCTTTGCGGACGTGCAACATGGGCTGGATCAGTTGAAGCTTACATTAAAGATGGTGAGGCAGCAGCTCGTGAGTGGTTGCGTACAACTGGATTTGAGAACATTGACGAACTCAACAAGGTTCTTCAAACAACAGCGACTTCATGGACTGCACGTGTATAAGTTTCCCCCTAATCTTAGGAACATTGATCTAAATAAAAATTTTTAAAAAAGTTGAATGTAAAGGTTTACAAAAAAACTTACTTGTGCTATACTTAAATCACAAGTTAATACAAGGTGAGTGTTACTAAGTAATATTAGGCATGATCACAGGTGGATTAGAAATCGATAGATTTTCTAGTTCATTTGTGGTCATTTTTTATACTCATATACCTTTAAGAGATAAAAGGAGGTTGCCATGTATCGAATTCTGAATCCAATGAATCACAATGTCTCGCTTGTCAGAAATGACAAAGGAGAAGAAGTGATTGTGATTGGTAAGGGGATTGCATTTGGAAAGAAGAAGGGGGATTTGATTGCTGAAAATCAGGTTGAGAAAATCTTTCGGATGAAGACAGAAGAGTCTAGGGAAAACTTTATGGCTCTGCTCAAAGATGTTCCGCTTGATTTTATCACAGTGACCTACGAGATCATTGATAAGCTTTCTAAGAAATATCATTATCCGATTCAAGAGTATCTCTATGTGACCTTGACAGATCATATTTACTGTTCCTATCAAGCTCTAACACAAGGAAGGTACAAGGATAGCAATCTGCCAGATATTTCTGCCAAGTATCCTGTAGCTTTTCAAATCGCAAAGGAAGCCTTTGAAATCTATCGTCAGAAGTTGACAGATCATTTCCCTGAGGATGAAATTATTCGGATCGCTTATCATTTCATCAATGCCGAAGGGGAGAACGAAGTTCAAGTGGTTGAGTCGATAGACAAGAGGAAAGAAATCCTCAGGAATGTTGAAGAAGTGCTAAAGAGTTACGCTATTCAACGAACCAAAGAGAATAACCATTTCTATGATCGCTTTATGATTCATCTCAACTATTTTTTGGATTATTTAGACCGTTCCAGAGATGATAATCAATCTCTTCTAGATATGGAAGACCATATCAAACAATCCTATCCAAAAGCATTTGAGGTCGGCTCCAAGATCTATGATGTGATTACGCAACATACTGGTCTTGATTTGTATAAGAGTGAGCGAGTTTATCTAGTTCTACATATCCAACGTTTATTGTCATAAAAATTTAATTAAAAATACATAAGGAGAATTCTATCATGAATAGAGAAGAAGTAACATTGTTAGGTTTTGAAATCGTAGCCTATGCTGGCGATGCTCGTTCAAAACTATTGGAAGCCTTGAAGGCTGCTGAAGCTGGCGATTTTGCGAAAGCTGATACTCTCGTGGAGGAAGCAGGTGGTTGCATCGCGGAGGCACACCACGCGCAAACAAGCCTTTTGACTAAGGAGGCAGCTGGTGAAGATTTGGCCTATAGTGTAACCATGATGCACGGTCAGGATCACTTGATGACTACCATTTTGTTAAAAGATTTGATGCACCATTTAATCGAACTTTACAAGAGAGGAGTTAAGTAATGAACAAACTAATTGCTTTTATTGAGAAAGGAAAACCTTTCTTTGAAAAACTGTCTCGTAATATCTATCTTCGGGCCATTCGTGATGGTTTCATTGCTGGTATGCCTGTCATTCTCTTCTCAAGTATCTTTATCTTGATTGCTTTTGTACCAAACTCATGGGGCTTTAAATGGTCTGATGATGTTGTTAATCTCCTCATGAAACCTTATAGCTATTCAATGGGGATTCTAGCTCTCTTGGTAGCTGGTACAACGGCTAAGTCATTGACCGACTCAGTAAACCGTAGCATGGAGAAAACCAATCAAATCAACTATATGTCAACATTGTTGGCAGCAATTGTTGGTTTGTTGATGTTGGCAGCTGATCCTATCGAAAATGGCCTAGCTACTGGATTCTTGGGGACAAAAGGTTTGCTTTCAGCCTTCCTTGCTGCCTTTGTTACTGTAGCCATCTATAAGGTTTGTGTTAAGAACAACGTCACTATTCGTATGCCTGACGAAGTTCCACCAAATATCTCACAAGTATTTAAAGATGTGATTCCATTCACTCTATCAGTGGTTTCTCTTTATGCTCTTGATTTACTAGCTCGTCATTTTGTTGGTGCAAGCGTAGCTGAATCAATTGGAAAATTCTTTGCACCATTATTCTCTGCTGCTGATGGTTATCTAGGTATTACCATTATCTTTGGTGCCTTTGCCTTCTTCTGGTTTGTTGGTATCCATGGTCCATCTATCGTTGAACCTGCAATCGCAGCGATTACCTATGCAAATGCTGAGGTCAACTTGAACCTTCTCCAACAAGGGATGCATGCAGACAAGATCCTTACTTCAGGTACACAAATGTTTATCGTTACCATGGGTGGTACGGGTGCAACACTGGTTGTTCCATTCATGTTCATGTGGTTGAC
This window contains:
- a CDS encoding PTS lactose/cellobiose transporter subunit IIA; amino-acid sequence: MNREEVTLLGFEIVAYAGDARSKLLEALKAAEAGDFAKADTLVEEAGGCIAEAHHAQTSLLTKEAAGEDLAYSVTMMHGQDHLMTTILLKDLMHHLIELYKRGVK
- a CDS encoding lactose-specific PTS transporter subunit EIIC is translated as MNKLIAFIEKGKPFFEKLSRNIYLRAIRDGFIAGMPVILFSSIFILIAFVPNSWGFKWSDDVVNLLMKPYSYSMGILALLVAGTTAKSLTDSVNRSMEKTNQINYMSTLLAAIVGLLMLAADPIENGLATGFLGTKGLLSAFLAAFVTVAIYKVCVKNNVTIRMPDEVPPNISQVFKDVIPFTLSVVSLYALDLLARHFVGASVAESIGKFFAPLFSAADGYLGITIIFGAFAFFWFVGIHGPSIVEPAIAAITYANAEVNLNLLQQGMHADKILTSGTQMFIVTMGGTGATLVVPFMFMWLTKSKRNRAIGRASVVPTFFGVNEPILFGAPLVLNPIFFIPFIFAPIANVWIFKFFIETLGMNSFTANLPWTTPGPLGIVLGTNFQFLSFVLAALLILVDVAIYYPFLKVYDEQILEEERSGKANDELKEKVAANFNTAKADAILEKAGVETAQNTITEETNVLVLCAGGGTSGLLANALNKAAAEYKVPVKAAAGGYGAHREMLPEFDLVILAPQVASNFEDMKAETDKLGIKLAKTEGGQYIKLTRDGKGALAFVQAQFED
- a CDS encoding PRD domain-containing protein, with amino-acid sequence MYRILNPMNHNVSLVRNDKGEEVIVIGKGIAFGKKKGDLIAENQVEKIFRMKTEESRENFMALLKDVPLDFITVTYEIIDKLSKKYHYPIQEYLYVTLTDHIYCSYQALTQGRYKDSNLPDISAKYPVAFQIAKEAFEIYRQKLTDHFPEDEIIRIAYHFINAEGENEVQVVESIDKRKEILRNVEEVLKSYAIQRTKENNHFYDRFMIHLNYFLDYLDRSRDDNQSLLDMEDHIKQSYPKAFEVGSKIYDVITQHTGLDLYKSERVYLVLHIQRLLS